Proteins encoded together in one Catellatospora citrea window:
- a CDS encoding alkaline phosphatase PhoX, whose amino-acid sequence MDRRNVLRAGVVGGAAAAFSGALWKEAFAAPAQPGPGPYGALQAADANGIMLPSGFTSRVIARSSQTVPGTSYTWHAAPDGGACFADGSGWIYVSNSEVSAGGASAVKFTSGGTVTSAYRILSGTSTNCAGGHTPWNTWLSCEETSTGRVWETDPWGVNAAAARPAMGRFKHEAAACDPVNHVIYLTEDETNGCFYRFIPNTWGNLATGTLQVAKGGSGTNVTLTWATVPDPDGSPTATRNQVSGVKRFNGGEGCWYDNGIVYFTTKGDNRVWAYNTATSQIELAYDDSLVSGTPPLTGVDNITGSATSGDLFVAEDGGNLEICVITPDDVIAPFLRITGQSSSEVTGPAFNPAGNRFYFSSQRGTSGSSSGGITYEVTGPFRS is encoded by the coding sequence ATGGACCGTCGTAACGTGTTGCGGGCCGGGGTCGTCGGTGGCGCGGCCGCCGCCTTCTCGGGTGCGCTGTGGAAAGAGGCGTTCGCCGCACCGGCCCAGCCGGGCCCGGGGCCGTACGGTGCGCTGCAGGCCGCCGACGCCAACGGCATCATGCTGCCCTCCGGCTTCACCAGCCGGGTCATCGCGCGGTCCAGCCAGACCGTGCCCGGCACGTCGTACACCTGGCACGCCGCCCCCGACGGCGGGGCGTGCTTCGCCGACGGCTCGGGCTGGATCTACGTCTCGAACTCCGAGGTGTCCGCGGGCGGCGCGTCGGCGGTGAAGTTCACCTCCGGCGGCACCGTCACCAGCGCGTACCGCATCCTGTCGGGGACCTCCACCAACTGCGCGGGTGGGCACACCCCGTGGAACACCTGGCTGTCCTGTGAGGAGACGTCCACCGGCCGGGTCTGGGAGACCGACCCGTGGGGCGTGAACGCGGCCGCGGCCCGCCCGGCCATGGGCCGGTTCAAGCACGAGGCCGCCGCCTGCGACCCGGTGAACCACGTCATCTACCTGACCGAGGACGAGACCAACGGCTGCTTCTACCGGTTCATCCCGAACACCTGGGGAAACCTCGCCACCGGCACGCTCCAGGTCGCCAAGGGCGGTTCCGGCACGAACGTCACGCTCACCTGGGCGACCGTGCCCGACCCGGACGGCTCGCCGACCGCGACCCGCAACCAGGTCAGCGGTGTGAAGCGGTTCAACGGCGGCGAGGGCTGCTGGTACGACAACGGCATCGTCTACTTCACCACCAAGGGCGACAACCGCGTCTGGGCGTACAACACCGCGACGTCGCAGATCGAGCTGGCGTACGACGACTCGCTGGTGAGCGGCACGCCGCCGCTGACCGGCGTCGACAACATCACCGGCAGCGCGACCAGCGGGGACCTGTTCGTCGCCGAGGACGGCGGCAACCTGGAGATCTGCGTCATCACCCCGGACGACGTCATCGCGCCGTTCCTGCGCATCACCGGGCAGAGCTCCTCGGAGGTCACCGGGCCGGCGTTCAACCCGGCCGGCAACCGCTTCTACTTCTCGTCCCAGCGGGGCACCTCGGGCTCCTCGTCGGGCGGCATCACGTACGAGGTCACCGGACCGTTCCGCAGCTGA
- a CDS encoding GNAT family N-acetyltransferase produces the protein MRLETERLIVRQWTDGSADLARNYDIYRRDEVTRWLGMPTPLADPAQSQLVIDRRREFYAAEPGYGVWAVERRDTGAVAGSVLLKPLPTPSDGPGRGEVEIGWHFHPDSWGHGYATEAARAVLEYGWALGLAEIHAIARPDNAPSLAVMRRIGMTHVGRTNRWYDIEAELYVIAKEGTA, from the coding sequence GTGCGCCTGGAAACCGAGCGGCTGATCGTCCGGCAGTGGACCGACGGTTCCGCCGACCTGGCCCGCAACTACGACATCTACCGGCGGGACGAGGTCACCCGCTGGCTCGGCATGCCCACGCCGCTGGCCGACCCGGCGCAGTCGCAGCTCGTCATCGACCGGCGGCGCGAGTTCTACGCCGCCGAACCCGGCTACGGCGTGTGGGCGGTCGAGCGGCGCGACACGGGTGCGGTCGCCGGGTCGGTGCTGCTCAAGCCGCTGCCGACCCCGTCCGACGGGCCCGGCCGGGGCGAGGTCGAGATCGGCTGGCACTTCCACCCCGACTCCTGGGGCCACGGGTACGCCACCGAGGCGGCGCGGGCCGTGCTGGAGTACGGCTGGGCACTCGGGCTGGCCGAGATCCACGCCATCGCCCGCCCCGACAACGCGCCCTCGCTGGCGGTGATGCGCCGCATCGGCATGACCCACGTCGGCCGTACGAACCGCTGGTACGACATCGAGGCCGAGCTCTACGTGATCGCGAAAGAGGGAACCGCATGA
- a CDS encoding Uma2 family endonuclease, whose translation MAAPARARQLHTIEEWTEIEEWTADLALRLLPETNGRKIEVFRGSVIVSPHANVDHQTVSTELVYALRQAAKAVGLFAYPEVNLISGDDLFIPDFGVFRVSGGGKVAMNIADALLLGEIVSPGNRRNDIIDRPKQYAAAGVPWFMRVECRNRVPVVALHSLVEGEYRPVAAAAAGTRFVMREPFAFEIDPADLLDE comes from the coding sequence ATGGCGGCACCGGCGAGAGCCCGGCAGTTGCACACGATCGAGGAATGGACCGAGATCGAGGAGTGGACTGCCGACCTGGCGCTGCGACTACTCCCGGAAACGAACGGCCGCAAGATCGAGGTCTTCCGCGGGAGTGTGATCGTGTCCCCCCACGCGAATGTGGATCATCAAACCGTCAGCACCGAGCTCGTCTACGCGCTCCGACAGGCGGCGAAGGCGGTCGGACTGTTCGCCTATCCGGAGGTCAACCTGATCTCCGGCGATGATCTGTTCATCCCCGACTTCGGGGTGTTCCGAGTGTCCGGCGGCGGCAAGGTGGCGATGAACATCGCCGACGCGCTGCTGCTCGGGGAGATCGTCTCGCCGGGAAATCGGCGCAACGACATCATCGACCGGCCGAAGCAGTACGCGGCCGCGGGCGTGCCCTGGTTCATGCGGGTCGAGTGCCGCAACCGGGTGCCGGTGGTGGCCCTGCACTCCCTCGTCGAGGGGGAGTACCGGCCGGTGGCGGCCGCGGCGGCGGGCACCCGGTTCGTGATGCGGGAGCCGTTCGCGTTCGAGATCGACCCGGCCGACCTGCTCGACGAGTAG
- the dxr gene encoding 1-deoxy-D-xylulose-5-phosphate reductoisomerase, which translates to MLLGSTGSIGTQAMDIVRRNPDRFRVVALGAGGGNVALLAQQALELGVEAVGVAKSTAAQDLQLAFYAEAQRRGWSSGEFKLPKILAGPQAMTELAQWPADIVLNGVVGSLGLAPTLAALRAGRILALANKESLVAGGPLVRAVAKPGQIVPVDSEHSALAQCLRGGSRAEVRKLILTASGGAFRGRRREELGAVTVEEALKHPTWDMGPVVTINSATLVNKGLEVIEAHELFDVAYDDIEVMVHPQSVLHSLVEFTDGSTLAQASPPDMRLPIALALGWPDRVPEAASPVDWTLAHNWELRPLDTEAFPAVELAKAAGRAGRCQPAIYNAANEECVAAFTAGRLPFLAIVDTVGEILDGAPDFDEPGTVEDVLAAEHWARTRAHDLIKEKSA; encoded by the coding sequence GTGCTCCTCGGCTCCACCGGGTCGATCGGCACGCAGGCCATGGACATCGTGCGCCGCAATCCGGACCGGTTCCGCGTCGTCGCGCTGGGCGCGGGCGGCGGCAACGTCGCCCTGCTGGCGCAGCAGGCGCTGGAGCTGGGAGTCGAGGCGGTCGGGGTGGCCAAGTCCACCGCGGCGCAGGACCTGCAGCTGGCGTTCTACGCCGAGGCGCAGCGCCGCGGGTGGTCGTCGGGCGAATTCAAGCTGCCGAAGATCCTGGCGGGCCCGCAGGCGATGACGGAGCTGGCCCAGTGGCCCGCGGACATCGTGCTAAACGGCGTGGTCGGCTCGCTGGGGCTCGCGCCGACGCTGGCCGCGCTGCGGGCAGGGCGCATCCTCGCGCTGGCCAACAAGGAGTCGCTGGTGGCCGGTGGGCCGCTGGTGCGGGCGGTGGCCAAGCCGGGCCAGATCGTGCCGGTGGACAGCGAGCACTCGGCGCTGGCGCAGTGCCTGCGCGGCGGCTCCCGGGCCGAGGTGCGCAAGCTGATCCTGACCGCGAGCGGGGGCGCGTTCCGCGGCCGCCGCCGTGAGGAGCTGGGCGCGGTCACCGTCGAGGAGGCGCTCAAGCACCCGACGTGGGACATGGGTCCGGTGGTGACGATCAACTCGGCGACGCTGGTGAACAAGGGCCTCGAGGTGATCGAGGCGCACGAGCTGTTCGACGTGGCGTACGACGACATCGAGGTGATGGTGCACCCGCAGTCGGTGCTGCACTCCCTCGTCGAGTTCACCGACGGTTCGACGCTGGCGCAGGCCAGCCCGCCGGACATGCGGCTGCCGATCGCGCTGGCGCTGGGCTGGCCGGACCGGGTGCCGGAGGCGGCGTCGCCGGTCGACTGGACACTCGCGCACAACTGGGAGTTGCGCCCGCTGGACACCGAGGCGTTCCCGGCGGTGGAGCTGGCCAAGGCCGCGGGCCGGGCGGGGCGCTGCCAGCCGGCGATCTACAACGCGGCGAACGAGGAGTGTGTGGCGGCTTTCACAGCGGGCCGTCTGCCGTTCCTGGCCATCGTCGACACCGTCGGGGAGATCCTCGACGGTGCGCCCGACTTCGACGAACCGGGTACCGTCGAGGACGTGCTCGCCGCGGAGCACTGGGCGCGCACGCGCGCACATGACCTGATCAAGGAGAAGAGCGCCTGA
- a CDS encoding M50 family metallopeptidase, which translates to MMNALGIALFALVILISVSLHEAGHMGTAKAFGMKVTRYFVGFGPTLWSFRRGETEYGLKGIPLGGFVKIVGMTPQDEDADDPKAMWRFPVWKRSIVMSAGSIVHFILAAVAIWGLAVFSGLPNPDLPTKVPSDGQPAVLTVQPCVVTSLPLRACAATDPASPASQAGLRNGDKLIAVNGTAVANWGDAIKQIRPLTAGQTATMTVLRDGAPQTLQLTPATVEREMSDGSVQKVAAIGVGLNATVPYLVKYGPGEAVGASAQYAGTMVGATFEALKEFPKRIPALFSAIGGEKRDPNTPISVVGISILGGEAAQEGAWSMFVGLFIAFNLFIGIFNLLPLLPLDGGHLFIAWFERIRSWVYARLHKPDPGRVDYFKLMPLTYTVILIFGAFTLLTVTADLVNPISIYK; encoded by the coding sequence CTGATGAACGCCCTGGGGATCGCCCTCTTCGCGCTTGTCATCCTGATCTCCGTAAGCCTGCACGAAGCCGGCCACATGGGCACGGCGAAGGCCTTCGGCATGAAGGTGACCCGGTATTTCGTGGGCTTCGGTCCCACCCTGTGGTCGTTCCGCCGCGGCGAGACCGAGTACGGGCTCAAGGGCATCCCGCTCGGCGGCTTCGTCAAGATCGTCGGCATGACGCCGCAGGACGAGGACGCCGACGACCCGAAGGCGATGTGGCGCTTCCCGGTGTGGAAGCGCTCGATCGTGATGTCGGCCGGCTCGATCGTGCATTTCATCCTGGCCGCGGTCGCGATCTGGGGGCTGGCGGTCTTCTCCGGCCTGCCCAACCCGGACCTGCCCACCAAGGTGCCCAGCGACGGCCAGCCCGCCGTGCTGACGGTGCAGCCGTGCGTGGTGACCAGCCTGCCGCTGCGCGCCTGCGCGGCGACGGACCCGGCCAGCCCGGCCAGCCAGGCCGGTCTGCGCAACGGCGACAAGCTGATCGCGGTGAACGGCACCGCGGTGGCCAACTGGGGCGATGCGATCAAGCAGATCCGGCCGCTGACCGCGGGCCAGACCGCCACGATGACGGTCCTGCGCGACGGCGCCCCGCAGACCCTGCAGCTGACGCCCGCGACGGTCGAGCGCGAGATGAGCGACGGCAGCGTGCAGAAGGTCGCCGCGATCGGCGTCGGCCTGAACGCGACGGTTCCCTACCTGGTCAAGTACGGCCCCGGTGAGGCCGTCGGCGCCAGCGCCCAGTATGCCGGGACCATGGTCGGCGCGACGTTCGAGGCGCTCAAGGAGTTCCCGAAGCGGATCCCGGCGCTGTTCTCGGCCATCGGCGGGGAGAAGCGCGACCCGAACACCCCGATCAGCGTGGTGGGCATCAGCATCCTGGGCGGCGAGGCCGCGCAGGAGGGCGCGTGGAGCATGTTCGTCGGGCTGTTCATCGCGTTCAACCTGTTCATCGGCATCTTCAACCTGCTGCCGCTGCTTCCCCTGGACGGGGGACACCTGTTCATCGCGTGGTTCGAGAGAATTCGTTCATGGGTGTACGCGCGGTTGCACAAGCCAGACCCGGGCCGGGTCGACTACTTCAAGCTGATGCCCCTGACCTATACGGTCATCCTGATCTTCGGTGCGTTCACGCTGCTGACCGTCACCGCGGACCTCGTCAACCCCATCTCGATCTACAAGTGA